The genomic interval TGCGGCGGGCGCGGATCGAGCAGGCATCGGGGTTGGTCGCCGCGACGACGCTGGATGCGACCAATATCTATATTGTGCTCACCGCGCGCAGCCTGAATCCGAAGCTGAAGATCATCGCGCGGGCCAGCGAAGAGGGCGCGGAGAAGCACCTGCTGACGGCGGGGGCGGACTCGGTCATTTCGCCGTATCTGTTCGCGGGACATCGGATCGCGCAGGCGTTTCTGCGTCCCAATGTGCTCGACTTCCTCGATGTGGCGACGGCGCGCGCCGGCAAGCCGGGACTGGAGATCGAAGAAATTCGAATCGCAGGGGGCTCGGCGTTTGTCGGGAAGACGCTGGAGGCCTCGGGCATCCGGCAGGACACAGGCGCGATCGTGCTCGCCATCCAGCGCGAAGGGCAGGCGATGCGCTTCAATCCCGCGCCGGATGATCGCATCCAGTCGGGCGACTTTCTGATCGCCATGGGCGAGCCGGCGGCGCTGCGCCGGCTGGAGCAGCAGGCGGCAACTTCCAGTCACCGCGGATGAACGCGGATCAACACGGACCAAAATCAATTAGAGTGGTTCCGGTCAGGTGTTGAAGTCCGCGTTTATCCGCTTCATCCGCGGTAAGAATTGCTTTCACCTATGAAGATCGTGACGGCTGCCGAGATGCGCGAGATTGACCGCGTCACCGTCGAGCGCTTCGGCGTGCCGTCGCTCACGCTGATGGAGAACGCCGGCAGCGCCGTGGCGGAGTTCTGTTTACAGCAGCATCCGGAGGCGCGGAGCTACGGCGTGATCTGCGGCAAGGGAAACAACGGCGGCGATGGAATGGTGGCGGCGCGGAAGCTGCATGAGGCGGGGAAGAGGGTTC from Terriglobales bacterium carries:
- a CDS encoding potassium channel protein; translation: MRALRNLKLIAAALLLLTLVGMAGFHFIEGWPWFDGFYMVVTTFTTIGYQEVHPLSHAGRVFNAGLIITGVVLVFLGIGSLTQALLEFELGNFFGRRRMERDIGRLTGHTIICGAGRVGRSVARELARKPAPFLVVDTKPEKLERLEPEWLSLVADATQEEALRRARIEQASGLVAATTLDATNIYIVLTARSLNPKLKIIARASEEGAEKHLLTAGADSVISPYLFAGHRIAQAFLRPNVLDFLDVATARAGKPGLEIEEIRIAGGSAFVGKTLEASGIRQDTGAIVLAIQREGQAMRFNPAPDDRIQSGDFLIAMGEPAALRRLEQQAATSSHRG